Proteins encoded by one window of Luteimonas yindakuii:
- a CDS encoding DUF2388 domain-containing protein, whose amino-acid sequence MRRTSTAIALLLVAMAAPAVASSFAGTSAGATSGGISASSGSTSGNDKVLLEARSDAASFVATEGRIRGVRLEAALRHLREQSGAARNASDLALARSILAL is encoded by the coding sequence ATGCGCCGTACTTCCACCGCGATCGCCCTCCTCCTTGTCGCCATGGCTGCACCTGCCGTCGCATCGAGCTTCGCCGGCACGTCGGCCGGCGCCACGTCGGGCGGTATCTCCGCCTCCAGCGGCAGCACGTCCGGCAACGACAAGGTGCTGCTGGAAGCGCGCAGCGATGCGGCGAGCTTCGTCGCCACCGAGGGCCGCATCCGCGGCGTGCGCCTCGAGGCGGCGCTGCGGCACCTGCGCGAGCAGTCCGGTGCCGCACGCAATGCCAGCGACCTGGCGCTTGCGAGGAGCATCCTCGCGCTGTGA
- a CDS encoding GGDEF domain-containing protein — MLSALCLLLAVPIVAVATDAAAAGVDEVEALLVEAGSVKTSDVARFQQLLGELDTRAGDATPEQRHRLQILRAYRHALLGESGPAVELLGGVLGESRVPDIRFEAGGLLSNIHAANRRFEDSLRILEEILPLVDRIKDLETRHRGLLNAGVVYNQVGEYRIGRQLAQAVVDSHPDPRNACAAENLVAEASLGLEEDVGEPRLRANIAHCDALNERVFAAFARAHLARWLAASDRVDQAIRLLEGYLATVEDTRYPFLQGVYHALLAGYRLREGAQAQAEAHAVVAVERTRGIGNIEPLVSAYGTLYRIASQRGDAEATLLAYKAFVDAERRHLNDVKSREMAYQIVRHQSQQQSQQIELLNQKNALLELDQSNTRQRARLWLVVAGLLAFLLATTAYWAFTTKRLQMRLRRLAELDPLTGVSNRHHFSEKAGCVLASCKQDHRVVALLTFDLDHFKQVNDRYGHAAGDWVLQQVAKACAELCGPGDCIGRLGGEEFAMLLPGCDAATGLQLAEDALDRLAAIDTDGRGYEVRIAASFGITDTTLSGYDLTRLMSHGDRAMYAAKRAGRARVAVFDEDNVRTLTPRSGGLDGPAELRLAGDERRTFPA, encoded by the coding sequence TTGCTGTCCGCGTTGTGCCTGTTGCTGGCCGTGCCGATCGTGGCGGTTGCCACGGATGCGGCTGCCGCGGGCGTCGACGAGGTCGAGGCCCTGCTTGTCGAGGCGGGCAGCGTCAAGACATCGGACGTCGCCCGCTTCCAGCAGCTGCTCGGTGAGCTGGACACGCGCGCCGGTGACGCCACACCGGAGCAGCGGCATCGGCTGCAGATCCTGCGTGCGTATCGCCACGCGCTGCTGGGCGAGTCGGGCCCGGCGGTGGAACTACTGGGCGGCGTGCTGGGCGAAAGCCGTGTCCCGGACATCCGCTTCGAGGCGGGTGGCCTGCTGTCCAATATCCACGCGGCCAACCGCCGCTTCGAGGATTCGTTGCGCATCCTCGAGGAGATCCTGCCGCTGGTCGACCGGATCAAGGACCTGGAAACCCGGCATCGCGGCCTGCTCAATGCCGGCGTGGTCTACAACCAGGTCGGCGAGTACAGGATCGGCCGCCAGTTGGCGCAGGCCGTGGTGGATTCGCACCCGGATCCGCGCAATGCCTGCGCCGCGGAAAACCTCGTCGCAGAGGCGTCGCTCGGGCTGGAGGAGGATGTCGGCGAACCCCGGCTGCGGGCCAACATCGCCCACTGCGATGCGCTCAACGAGCGGGTGTTCGCCGCGTTCGCGCGTGCACACCTCGCCCGCTGGCTGGCGGCAAGCGACCGCGTCGACCAGGCGATCAGGCTGCTGGAGGGCTACCTGGCGACGGTCGAGGACACCCGCTACCCGTTCCTGCAGGGCGTCTACCATGCGCTGCTTGCGGGATACCGACTGCGTGAGGGAGCGCAGGCGCAGGCCGAGGCGCACGCCGTCGTGGCGGTGGAGCGGACCCGTGGCATCGGCAACATCGAGCCCCTCGTGTCGGCCTACGGCACGCTGTACCGCATCGCCAGCCAGCGTGGTGACGCGGAGGCCACGTTGCTCGCCTACAAGGCGTTCGTGGATGCCGAGCGCCGGCACCTCAACGACGTCAAGTCGCGCGAGATGGCCTACCAGATCGTGCGCCACCAGTCGCAACAGCAGTCCCAGCAGATCGAACTGCTCAACCAGAAGAACGCGCTGCTCGAGCTCGACCAGAGCAACACCAGGCAACGCGCGCGCCTGTGGCTGGTGGTGGCCGGCCTGCTGGCCTTCCTGCTCGCCACCACCGCGTACTGGGCGTTCACGACCAAGCGCCTGCAGATGCGCCTGCGGCGGCTGGCCGAACTCGACCCGTTGACGGGGGTCAGCAACCGGCACCACTTCAGCGAGAAGGCCGGCTGCGTACTGGCGTCCTGCAAGCAGGACCACCGGGTGGTGGCGCTGCTGACCTTCGACCTCGACCATTTCAAGCAGGTCAACGACCGCTACGGCCATGCGGCGGGCGATTGGGTGCTGCAGCAGGTGGCGAAGGCGTGTGCCGAACTGTGCGGCCCGGGCGACTGCATCGGCCGGCTCGGTGGCGAGGAATTCGCGATGCTGCTTCCGGGCTGCGATGCCGCCACCGGCCTGCAGCTGGCGGAAGACGCGCTTGACCGCCTGGCCGCCATCGACACCGATGGCCGCGGCTACGAGGTGCGCATCGCTGCAAGTTTCGGCATCACCGACACCACGTTGTCCGGCTATGACCTGACCCGGCTGATGTCGCACGGCGACCGCGCGATGTACGCGGCCAAGCGCGCCGGCCGCGCACGGGTCGCGGTGTTCGACGAAGACAATGTGCGCACCCTGACGCCACGTTCCGGCGGCCTCGACGGCCCGGCCGAGCTGCGGCTGGCGGGCGACGAGCGGCGCACGTTCCCCGCCTGA
- a CDS encoding GNAT family N-acetyltransferase, translated as MTHPARDAPWPSGFRTRRVLVRPLQADDVGPVTALHLDPAVMRHVDDALGPDSAADIARRLLRAAQRKPPSVYAWMLQTLDSGALVGLMTVTPSPEPARGELGLMFDPKLSGCGYATEVVAELLQRIQASGGMLDARHRPGNVPVRQLMRRLGFQPQAGEGGYVRWRSGLAGPWPVLSLGSKG; from the coding sequence GTGACGCATCCCGCGCGCGATGCGCCTTGGCCCTCCGGCTTTCGTACCCGTCGCGTGCTGGTGCGTCCGCTGCAGGCGGACGATGTGGGGCCCGTCACCGCACTGCATCTCGACCCTGCGGTGATGCGCCACGTGGACGATGCGCTGGGCCCGGACTCGGCTGCGGACATCGCCCGCCGGCTGCTGCGCGCGGCACAGCGCAAGCCGCCGTCGGTGTATGCGTGGATGCTGCAGACGCTCGATTCAGGGGCGCTGGTCGGACTGATGACGGTGACGCCGTCCCCGGAGCCCGCGCGCGGCGAGCTCGGGCTGATGTTCGACCCGAAGCTTTCCGGCTGCGGATACGCCACCGAAGTGGTCGCGGAACTGCTGCAGCGGATCCAGGCGTCCGGTGGAATGCTCGACGCACGGCACCGGCCCGGCAACGTGCCAGTGCGCCAGCTGATGCGCCGGCTGGGGTTCCAGCCACAGGCCGGGGAGGGCGGCTACGTCCGCTGGCGCAGTGGCCTCGCCGGGCCATGGCCCGTGCTGTCGCTCGGCAGCAAAGGGTGA
- a CDS encoding M13 family metallopeptidase: MKKSLLSLATALALTGAAPLAVAHDNHACIDATCDMVTLFQAAPAGQGGSSEVIEAKRFGSWGIDTAGMDTSVKPGEDFFAYVSGTWAGNTEIPSDQSMYGSFLILRDLSEARVHRMLEGYQLGNPAGTDNAAKLAALYQGFMDEAAVEALGAAPLQPLLDEIRAVSDKDGMARLMGKRNAGPRGSFFGHNVSDDQRNPDVYTLYLSQSGLGLGDRQMYLDEKFAPQRERYVAYIAELLELAGWDDPQGNAQKIMAMETAIAEAHWTRAESRDRDKTYNPVKFAELDTVAPGFPWQTYLASAGVDYADAGVIRQDTAFPKIARIFADTDLDTLKAWQAFHTTDNAAPLLSSAFVNAVFEFRNKFLSGQPELRARWKRGVDYTSMAMGEAIGQDYVKQYFPPDAKAKMDELVANVKVAMGARLDQLDWMSPATKAEARAKLEGFGLKIGHTDEWRDYSGLQLANGDVFGNMQRAMEFEWDYRRVRIGKPVDKAEWGMTPQTVNAYYNSVKNEIVFPAAILQPPFFDPDADPAVNYGAIGGVIGHEIIHGFDDQGRKSDGAGLLRDWWTAEDAAKFEAQAAKLGAQYEAYEFPQLPGMHINPRVAMGENIGDLGGLTIALEAYRRSLDGKPAPVIDGFTGEQRLFMGWAQVWRTLWRDDALRQQLVNGTHSPGHIRAFAPLRNIDAWYDAFNVTENDPLYIAPEDRVRIW; this comes from the coding sequence ATGAAGAAGTCCCTGCTGTCCCTTGCCACCGCGCTGGCACTCACCGGTGCGGCACCGCTGGCCGTTGCCCACGACAACCACGCCTGCATCGATGCGACCTGCGACATGGTGACCCTCTTCCAGGCGGCGCCCGCTGGACAGGGCGGCAGCAGCGAAGTGATCGAAGCGAAGCGGTTCGGCAGCTGGGGCATCGACACCGCCGGCATGGATACCAGCGTGAAGCCGGGCGAGGACTTCTTCGCCTATGTCAGCGGCACCTGGGCCGGAAACACCGAGATTCCGTCCGACCAGTCGATGTACGGCTCGTTCCTGATCCTGCGCGACCTGTCGGAAGCTCGCGTGCACCGGATGCTGGAGGGCTACCAGCTCGGCAACCCGGCCGGTACCGACAACGCCGCCAAGCTCGCCGCGCTGTACCAGGGCTTCATGGACGAAGCGGCGGTCGAAGCGCTGGGCGCCGCGCCGCTGCAGCCGCTGCTCGACGAGATCCGCGCCGTGTCGGACAAGGACGGCATGGCGCGCCTGATGGGCAAGCGCAATGCCGGTCCGCGCGGCAGCTTCTTCGGCCACAACGTGTCCGACGACCAGCGCAATCCCGACGTCTACACCCTGTACCTGAGCCAGTCCGGCCTCGGCCTGGGCGACCGCCAGATGTACCTCGACGAGAAGTTCGCGCCGCAGCGCGAGCGCTATGTGGCCTACATCGCCGAACTGCTGGAGCTTGCCGGCTGGGACGACCCGCAGGGCAATGCACAGAAGATCATGGCGATGGAAACCGCCATCGCCGAGGCGCACTGGACGCGTGCCGAGAGCCGCGACCGCGACAAGACCTACAACCCGGTGAAGTTCGCCGAGCTCGATACCGTGGCCCCCGGCTTTCCGTGGCAGACCTACCTGGCCTCGGCGGGCGTCGATTACGCCGATGCCGGCGTGATCCGCCAGGACACCGCGTTCCCGAAGATCGCCAGGATCTTCGCCGACACCGATCTCGACACGCTCAAGGCGTGGCAGGCATTCCACACCACCGACAACGCCGCGCCGCTGCTGTCGAGCGCGTTCGTCAATGCGGTGTTCGAGTTCCGCAACAAGTTCCTGTCGGGCCAGCCGGAGCTGCGCGCGCGCTGGAAGCGCGGCGTCGACTACACCTCGATGGCCATGGGCGAGGCGATCGGCCAGGACTACGTGAAGCAGTACTTCCCGCCGGATGCGAAGGCGAAGATGGACGAGCTGGTCGCCAACGTGAAGGTGGCGATGGGCGCACGCCTGGACCAGCTGGACTGGATGAGCCCGGCCACCAAGGCGGAGGCGCGGGCCAAGCTCGAAGGCTTCGGGCTGAAGATCGGCCACACCGACGAATGGCGCGATTACAGCGGCCTGCAGCTCGCCAACGGCGACGTGTTCGGCAACATGCAGCGGGCGATGGAGTTCGAGTGGGACTACCGTCGCGTGCGCATCGGCAAGCCGGTGGACAAGGCGGAATGGGGCATGACCCCGCAGACCGTCAACGCCTACTACAACTCGGTCAAGAACGAGATCGTGTTCCCGGCGGCGATCCTGCAGCCGCCGTTCTTCGATCCGGACGCCGACCCGGCGGTGAACTACGGCGCCATCGGCGGCGTGATCGGCCACGAGATCATCCACGGCTTCGACGACCAGGGCCGCAAGTCCGATGGCGCCGGCCTGCTGCGTGACTGGTGGACGGCCGAGGACGCGGCCAAGTTCGAGGCCCAGGCCGCGAAGCTGGGCGCGCAGTACGAGGCCTACGAGTTCCCGCAGCTGCCGGGCATGCACATCAACCCGCGGGTGGCGATGGGCGAGAACATCGGTGACCTCGGCGGCCTGACCATCGCGCTGGAGGCCTACCGCCGCTCGCTCGACGGCAAGCCGGCACCGGTGATCGACGGCTTCACCGGCGAGCAGCGCCTGTTCATGGGCTGGGCACAGGTGTGGCGCACGCTGTGGCGCGACGATGCGCTGCGCCAGCAGCTGGTCAACGGCACCCATTCGCCGGGCCACATCCGCGCCTTCGCGCCGCTGCGCAATATCGATGCGTGGTACGACGCGTTCAACGTGACCGAGAACGATCCGCTCTACATCGCTCCGGAAGACCGCGTGCGGATCTGGTAA
- a CDS encoding SAM-dependent methyltransferase → MGGRGRLSCVGLGMMLGAHLAPRARSEIAGADVVFVAAADPIVERWVLGMHADVRSLQSCYGDGRSRHAAYRDMVSMLLAEVRRGARVCGAFYGHPGVFATVPHRAIAQAREEGFDAWMEPAVSAEDCLYADLGIDPGRVGCLHLEASQYLAYVRTVDPTAYLVLWQIGVVGDLGVSRRSTGAAERALLVEKLLGDGYPPDHEVILYEAATLPVDRALVLRITLAGLVDAAPSMQATLVIPPAGPILRDDAMIARLRHSGRQPMAYGSVGCGTGADAALREAAPA, encoded by the coding sequence ATGGGTGGTCGGGGGCGGCTTTCCTGCGTGGGGCTGGGGATGATGCTGGGCGCGCATCTGGCACCGCGTGCGCGCAGCGAAATTGCCGGTGCCGACGTGGTGTTCGTCGCCGCCGCCGACCCGATCGTCGAACGCTGGGTGCTGGGCATGCACGCCGACGTGCGCAGCCTGCAATCCTGTTATGGCGATGGGCGTTCGCGCCACGCGGCCTATCGCGACATGGTCTCGATGCTGCTGGCCGAAGTGCGACGCGGTGCGCGGGTCTGCGGCGCCTTCTACGGGCATCCCGGCGTCTTCGCCACCGTGCCGCATCGTGCGATCGCGCAGGCGCGCGAGGAAGGGTTCGACGCCTGGATGGAACCGGCGGTATCCGCCGAGGACTGCCTCTACGCAGACCTGGGCATCGACCCCGGTCGCGTCGGCTGCCTGCACCTGGAAGCCAGCCAGTACCTTGCGTATGTCCGTACCGTCGACCCCACGGCCTACCTGGTGCTGTGGCAGATCGGCGTGGTTGGCGACCTCGGTGTCAGCCGCCGCAGCACCGGCGCGGCCGAGCGCGCGCTGCTGGTCGAGAAGCTGCTCGGCGACGGCTATCCGCCGGACCATGAAGTCATCCTCTACGAGGCCGCGACGCTACCGGTGGATCGCGCGCTCGTGCTGCGGATCACGCTGGCCGGGCTGGTCGACGCCGCTCCGTCCATGCAGGCGACGCTGGTCATTCCGCCGGCGGGACCGATCCTGCGCGATGACGCGATGATCGCCCGGCTGCGCCATTCCGGCCGCCAGCCGATGGCATACGGGTCCGTCGGGTGCGGCACCGGTGCGGACGCGGCTCTTCGCGAAGCCGCGCCGGCCTGA
- a CDS encoding VOC family protein, with protein sequence METNELHRGRLIDHLQLVVRDLEASRRFYAAVLDTLGVPIGGSGDGWFWADELFISSAGSEAAQGQLTGRHHFAFQARDRAAVDAFHRAALAAGGSDNGAPGERPYHPGYYAAFVLDPDGNNIEAVHHGDARRSAPSVHITF encoded by the coding sequence ATGGAAACCAATGAACTGCACCGCGGGCGGTTGATCGACCATCTGCAACTGGTGGTCCGCGATCTCGAGGCAAGCCGGCGCTTCTATGCTGCCGTGCTCGACACGCTCGGCGTCCCCATTGGCGGCTCGGGTGATGGCTGGTTCTGGGCGGACGAACTGTTCATCTCCAGCGCCGGCAGCGAGGCCGCGCAGGGACAGCTCACCGGCCGGCATCACTTCGCCTTCCAGGCGCGGGACCGCGCGGCCGTCGACGCATTCCACCGTGCCGCGCTCGCCGCGGGCGGCAGCGACAACGGCGCCCCGGGCGAACGCCCGTACCATCCCGGCTACTACGCCGCCTTCGTGCTCGATCCGGACGGCAACAACATCGAGGCAGTGCACCACGGCGACGCTCGCCGCAGCGCGCCGTCGGTACACATCACCTTCTGA
- a CDS encoding DUF885 domain-containing protein: MPIRFRVAPLGIALATALTLAACSTSPNPAGVPVASAGAQDERGVAAFFESFTDTWMRRQPSSATASGYFDDPAVQAEMDRQLTPQTRAFRQETVALAQRGLADLARFDRAAMDPTERVSAELMAWQLQSIVDGERHADFDFPLQQFSGANVNLPNLMTVVHPVRNAQDAGHYLARLRQFDARMDEATERSRELATRGILPPRFILEATIAQMRQFITPAPAANPLVTTFNDRLASVEAIDANTRQAHVDDATAVVRDSVYPAWQRAIATLESQLPAATDDAGLWRFDGGAEAYAHHLRRFTSTSLGAEEIHGIGKREVARIEGEMDTILRSIGRTDGTVRERIDALRKDLAYSNDDAGRKAIMDDIETMMRDAERRADALFDIRPKTAVIAQPYPEYRWASAAASYTAPPLDGSRPGVYQMPLRPDRLTRFGLRTLVYHEAVPGHHFQVALSVENQALPKFRQTRALGGISAFSEGWALYAERLAAEEGWYEGDPEGRLGQLDAALFRARRLVADTGLHAMRWTRQQAIDYGIPPSEVDRYVVMPGQATSYMIGQLEIVRLRDKARDALGERFHPREFHNRVLLTGVVPLELLEREVDDYIAGASAP; encoded by the coding sequence GTGCCCATCAGGTTCCGTGTCGCCCCGCTGGGGATCGCGCTCGCCACCGCGCTCACGCTCGCCGCGTGTTCTACGTCGCCGAACCCGGCGGGTGTCCCCGTCGCATCCGCCGGCGCCCAGGACGAGCGCGGCGTCGCCGCGTTCTTCGAATCGTTCACCGATACCTGGATGCGCCGCCAGCCGTCGTCGGCCACCGCCAGCGGCTACTTCGACGATCCTGCCGTGCAGGCGGAAATGGATCGCCAGCTGACCCCGCAGACGCGTGCGTTCCGCCAGGAGACGGTGGCGCTCGCCCAGCGCGGCCTCGCCGACCTCGCGCGTTTCGATCGCGCGGCGATGGACCCGACGGAGCGCGTGTCCGCCGAGCTGATGGCGTGGCAGCTGCAGAGCATCGTCGACGGTGAGCGGCATGCCGATTTCGACTTCCCGCTGCAGCAGTTCAGCGGCGCCAACGTCAACCTGCCGAACCTGATGACCGTGGTGCATCCGGTGCGCAACGCGCAGGATGCCGGGCATTACCTCGCCCGGCTGCGCCAGTTCGACGCGCGCATGGACGAGGCGACCGAACGCTCGCGCGAGCTGGCCACGCGCGGCATCCTGCCGCCGCGATTCATCCTCGAAGCGACCATCGCGCAGATGCGGCAGTTCATCACACCGGCGCCGGCTGCCAATCCGCTGGTCACGACCTTCAACGACCGGCTGGCATCGGTGGAGGCGATCGACGCCAACACGCGCCAGGCGCACGTGGACGACGCCACCGCGGTGGTGCGCGACAGCGTGTACCCCGCCTGGCAGCGGGCGATCGCGACGCTGGAATCGCAGCTGCCTGCGGCCACCGACGATGCCGGCCTGTGGCGCTTCGACGGTGGCGCCGAGGCGTACGCGCATCACCTGCGCCGGTTCACCTCGACTTCGCTGGGCGCCGAGGAGATCCACGGGATCGGCAAGCGCGAGGTCGCGCGCATCGAAGGCGAGATGGACACGATCCTGCGTTCGATCGGCCGCACCGACGGCACCGTCCGCGAGCGCATCGACGCGCTGCGCAAGGACCTTGCCTACAGCAACGACGACGCCGGCCGCAAGGCGATCATGGACGACATCGAAACCATGATGCGCGATGCCGAACGCCGCGCCGATGCACTGTTCGACATCCGTCCGAAGACCGCGGTGATCGCCCAGCCCTATCCCGAATACCGCTGGGCCAGCGCCGCCGCAAGCTATACCGCACCGCCGCTGGATGGCTCGCGCCCGGGCGTCTACCAGATGCCGCTGCGCCCCGACCGCCTGACCCGTTTCGGCCTGCGCACGCTGGTCTACCACGAGGCCGTGCCCGGCCATCACTTCCAGGTGGCGCTGTCGGTCGAGAACCAGGCGCTGCCCAAGTTCCGCCAGACCCGCGCGCTGGGCGGCATCTCCGCCTTCAGCGAAGGCTGGGCGCTGTACGCGGAACGCCTCGCCGCGGAGGAAGGCTGGTACGAGGGCGACCCGGAAGGCCGGCTCGGCCAGCTCGACGCCGCGCTGTTCCGCGCCCGTCGCCTGGTCGCCGACACCGGCCTGCATGCGATGCGCTGGACCCGCCAGCAGGCGATCGACTACGGCATCCCGCCGTCCGAGGTCGACCGCTACGTGGTGATGCCGGGCCAGGCGACGTCGTACATGATCGGCCAGCTCGAGATCGTGCGCCTGCGCGACAAGGCCCGCGACGCACTCGGCGAGCGCTTCCACCCGCGCGAGTTCCACAACCGCGTGCTGCTCACCGGGGTGGTGCCGCTGGAGCTGCTGGAGCGCGAGGTGGACGACTACATCGCCGGGGCATCCGCTCCGTGA
- a CDS encoding DUF4105 domain-containing protein, which yields MPGANANGAVLPVTVAPVDNTAHAAAAALLQRAGATLPAALNAQLPPLRLHIVDTLPAHVQGRQRGRDIQLPRHLVIAPPGDDGPDPALAALVHELAHVLDGRLGLSREPRLLDLAGWQVRPRRFGLRNADNPLRDRSPDPYELHSPAEFVAVNLGHFLLDPHYRCRRPALHRHFTARLGSEGADPPAQPCADALPFVSPGDGAGRSPLESLDPARVHAVEYLFAEPTRAPMSRWGHSMLRLVVCAPERVAGPDCRFDLDHHRVLSFRAFVDDVQISSWRGLTGRYPSRLFVLPLSQVVEEYTRVELRGLRSVPLKLQPADIAALLERASQLHWTYDGRYSFLGNNCASETFKLLHDAVPRLASARLAAITPNGLRRKLERRGIVDASVLTDMETAVRLGYHFPAADAHYDALFDVAAAALAMPAPDARGWLELEAPVRAPWLQHGDLRATAALLVLEEAALRRAEVRARDALKRRLLRADDAHAVATRGLAEDVLAAEGMLVRPAVLLAQVPGYGLPQPDELAIAGERARVLDGARLDQSSDLRARAEAMLPPTVAGELAATRANVTLVAARLRRLSADDVAP from the coding sequence ATGCCGGGCGCCAACGCCAATGGCGCGGTCCTGCCGGTGACCGTGGCACCCGTCGACAACACCGCACATGCCGCGGCTGCCGCACTGCTGCAGCGTGCCGGGGCAACGCTGCCTGCAGCATTGAACGCGCAACTACCGCCGCTGCGACTGCATATCGTCGATACGCTGCCTGCGCACGTGCAGGGCCGACAGCGTGGGCGTGACATCCAGTTGCCACGTCACCTCGTCATCGCGCCGCCTGGCGATGACGGCCCCGATCCGGCGCTGGCGGCGCTGGTGCACGAACTCGCCCATGTGCTGGATGGCCGCCTGGGCCTGTCGCGCGAGCCACGGCTGCTCGACCTCGCCGGCTGGCAGGTGCGGCCGCGCCGCTTCGGCCTGCGCAACGCCGACAATCCGCTGCGCGATCGCAGTCCGGATCCGTACGAACTGCACAGCCCGGCGGAGTTCGTCGCGGTCAATCTCGGGCATTTCCTGCTCGACCCGCACTACCGCTGCCGGCGTCCGGCACTGCATCGCCATTTCACCGCACGGCTCGGCAGCGAAGGTGCGGATCCCCCGGCACAGCCCTGTGCGGACGCCCTGCCCTTCGTGTCTCCCGGCGACGGCGCCGGCCGCTCCCCGCTCGAGTCACTCGACCCCGCGCGCGTGCATGCGGTCGAGTACCTGTTCGCCGAACCCACCCGCGCGCCGATGAGCCGCTGGGGCCACAGCATGCTGCGACTGGTGGTCTGCGCGCCGGAGCGCGTGGCTGGCCCGGACTGCCGCTTCGATCTCGACCACCACCGCGTGCTGTCGTTCCGCGCCTTCGTCGACGACGTGCAGATTTCCAGCTGGCGCGGGCTGACCGGGCGCTATCCGTCTCGGCTTTTCGTGCTGCCGCTGTCGCAGGTGGTCGAGGAATACACCCGGGTCGAACTGCGCGGCCTGCGCTCGGTGCCGTTGAAACTGCAACCTGCCGACATCGCGGCACTGCTCGAACGCGCCTCGCAGCTGCACTGGACCTACGACGGGCGCTACAGCTTCCTTGGCAACAACTGCGCCAGCGAGACCTTCAAGCTGCTGCATGACGCGGTGCCGCGGCTGGCGTCCGCGCGGCTGGCGGCGATCACTCCGAACGGGCTGCGGCGCAAGCTCGAACGCCGCGGCATCGTCGACGCTTCGGTACTGACTGACATGGAAACCGCCGTCCGCCTCGGCTATCACTTCCCCGCAGCCGACGCCCATTACGACGCGCTGTTCGACGTGGCCGCCGCTGCACTCGCCATGCCCGCACCGGACGCCCGCGGCTGGCTGGAACTGGAGGCACCCGTGCGTGCACCGTGGCTGCAACATGGCGACCTCCGCGCCACGGCGGCACTGCTGGTGCTGGAGGAAGCGGCACTGCGCCGCGCGGAAGTGCGCGCACGTGATGCGCTGAAGCGACGCCTGCTGCGTGCCGATGACGCGCACGCGGTCGCGACCCGTGGCCTCGCCGAGGACGTCCTCGCCGCCGAGGGCATGCTGGTACGTCCTGCCGTGCTGCTGGCGCAGGTGCCCGGCTACGGATTGCCACAGCCGGACGAACTGGCGATCGCCGGCGAACGTGCACGGGTGCTGGATGGCGCGCGCCTGGACCAGTCCAGTGACCTGCGCGCACGGGCGGAAGCGATGCTGCCGCCCACGGTTGCCGGTGAGCTCGCGGCCACGCGGGCGAATGTCACCCTCGTGGCGGCCAGGTTGCGTCGGCTCAGCGCGGACGACGTGGCGCCATAG